The DNA region ATTTGATGGAGTCGACGCACTCCCTTCTTCATTTGTTAACTCAGCGTTCATCGCTCTGTTGGAGCAATTCCCGTTTCAGCGCATTCGGGAAACCCTTTCATTTGTAAACACCACCCCTCAGATTAATCAAATGATCCGAACTCGTTTTGCATTTGAAGCTACGCGGAAAGCAACTTGATTCGGCATTAGTTTCGGCGGAAGAAAACGCCCGCATCTGCGGGCGTTTTCATACCTACAAGACTATGATAGATTTTTCTTAAGCCAATCCCCGCAGACTTCGCTCATTCCGTACCATGCTCCCGTCGGTCGCCCCGGCGTTAGCACGAGCAACCGATCATTCTTGCCGATGTAATTTAGGAGGCGATCTCGGACTTGCGCTTCCGTTAGTGTGGTCGTGACAAGCCATGTCGAATCGAGGCAATGCCACCAGCCCCCCAGTCCCTTAATCGCATCCTCGAGCTGCGCGTAATCGATACCGTCCTTGCCAACCAGATCGTAACCGATAAGAATCGTTGTCATTTCGCTGATCTCCTAGCAATTTATTTTCCCGACAACCCAGATGAAGTTGGGCGATTAACTCTCTCGCAAACCGCGGAGTGAAGCAAGCATTGGATAAGTCCATACGATGGCTTCGCGCCTCAATGGAGGCGTCACATTCGATAAGCCTTCTGATGCCTGGAGGTCGTTGATCGCATCCAAGCCTTACGAGGCGGATGAGCCGGTGGCGACGACCACGGGTCGATGACTGCAATGAACCCATCGACCTGCTTGCGTGGATGCGAAGTTTACGTTCTATTAACGGCTCACCAAACTACGGGGAAATGCAATGAAGACACCGATGCAAGTGATGGCTGAGTGGTTCGAGGCACTGCCGGAAGAAGTACAGACGCATGCAGGATTTTTGATGTATGTGGGAATCGCCGATCTCATCGGCGACAAAGAGTATCAACTCGGGAATGCCCCTGACAAAGCGTTTCTCGCATGGCTGAAGAACTCACCTAGCGGAAACCTTGGGGCGCTCACCAAGACGTTGCTCGCGCGCGAACATATCCGATTTACGATGATCGACGGGGTATGCACGCAAAAGAACTGGGACGAGGCACTTGCCAGCAATCAATGGCTACTCGACCACTTTGAAGACCACCCCGACGCAGAGCGGATGAAAGAGACACCGCGGCAAATGATTGCGGACATTCCGAGGCGTTCCGCAGTGTTCATCAAAGCCGGAGACGAGTGGCGCACAAATGTCGCCAGTTACGTTTCAGACGAAGCAATCAGAAAATGGCATGAAGCCGCACTGCACAAGTCGATAAGCGAGAACAAGACATCAACGATTACCGTTAGCGGAACGCCGATTTACGCGGCCAATAGCCACGCCTGACCGGCTTGTTCACCGGGTGGGTTGTTTTGTAGGTAGTCTCACTTAACAACCCAGAAATGCACACCATCATTATGTCTAAGGCTGGCGCTCCCTCATTTGCCGCACAATGCCGGCGCCGACGCTCGATCGCGTACTTCCGCATCCAATTCCTTCTGCGCCTGGCACGCGGACGACGACAAGATGAGCGGTCGTGAATCTGGTCATGTAGGCGTAGGATTATCGCTCGTACGAACCCTCGCGAGCCTGCATCGATATGGCCGATACCCAAGAGCATCAAGAGTGGCTGCCGCTAGAGGAAGCCGCACGTAAGATGAAGCGAGCACCGAACCCCATCCGCATAAAGATCAGGGACGGTCGGCTCATTCGCAACGTCCATTTCCGCGTTCCCGAGCAAGGTGATATTGAGATCGACATCCGGGCCTACGTTGAGTTGCTAGCCCTCGAGAACACCGACCGCAGACTACCGCTGGTCGAGCGCATTGGCAGAGGTGAGGACCGTGAGCGTGCAGCGATGAATCAGCTTGCATCGACGCGATCGCCCACTGTTCCTGCCAAGCAAAGCAAGGAAGTTCAAAAGCTCATTCCTCTTCGTGTATGGGCTGAGATGGTGTTTGGGGAATACGCCCCGGGCATAGCAACGCTTCGCGCATGGTGCAAAAGTGGAAAGATCCGGCCGGCGCCGAGAAAAGTCGGCGCGACCTACTTCTGCAGCCCGACGGCGCGCTATTACGACTATGAAGCCGAGCGGCTCGATCTGATCTATGGGGATTCGTTCTAGCCAATCCGCATTG from Burkholderia ambifaria AMMD includes:
- a CDS encoding STAS-like domain-containing protein, which encodes MVIRALDIVKQCYSNADGHKLYEAIYAPIKRGEGVVVSFDGVDALPSSFVNSAFIALLEQFPFQRIRETLSFVNTTPQINQMIRTRFAFEATRKAT
- a CDS encoding excisionase — protein: MADTQEHQEWLPLEEAARKMKRAPNPIRIKIRDGRLIRNVHFRVPEQGDIEIDIRAYVELLALENTDRRLPLVERIGRGEDRERAAMNQLASTRSPTVPAKQSKEVQKLIPLRVWAEMVFGEYAPGIATLRAWCKSGKIRPAPRKVGATYFCSPTARYYDYEAERLDLIYGDSF